A genomic window from Candidatus Tanganyikabacteria bacterium includes:
- the moaA gene encoding GTP 3',8-cyclase MoaA: MQDRLGRRIDYLRISVTDRCNMRCRYCMPEEGMEWFGREHLLTYEELARVVREVFVPLGLEKVRLTGGEPLLRRDLPDLVAMLREIPQIRDIALSTNAALLAEYAPALKRAGLDRVNISLDSLDPERFSRITRGGNLERVLRGLDRALELEFHPVKLNSVIIPGENDDEMVDLAHLTLDRPVHLRFIEFMPVGDRDLHQRRGTFGVEDMLERLREHFSLEPVAAAPRGNGPARYWRIAGSAGTLGFIHPMSRHFCDTCNRFRLTADGRAKSCLLVSSERDLRGALRAGASNDELRQIVLDALALKPDWHEMGTEAQALTMSQIGG; this comes from the coding sequence ATGCAAGACCGCCTGGGCCGGCGCATCGACTACCTGCGCATCTCGGTAACCGACCGCTGCAACATGCGCTGCCGGTACTGCATGCCCGAGGAAGGGATGGAGTGGTTCGGCCGCGAGCACCTCCTCACGTACGAGGAGCTTGCCCGGGTGGTGCGCGAGGTATTCGTGCCCCTGGGGCTGGAGAAGGTCCGCCTGACCGGCGGCGAACCCCTGCTGCGCCGCGACCTGCCCGACCTGGTGGCCATGCTCCGCGAGATCCCGCAGATCCGCGACATCGCGCTCTCGACCAACGCGGCGCTCCTGGCCGAATACGCCCCGGCGCTCAAGCGGGCCGGCCTGGATCGGGTCAACATCAGCCTCGACTCCCTGGACCCCGAGCGCTTCTCGCGCATCACCCGCGGCGGGAACCTCGAACGGGTGCTGCGCGGCCTCGACAGGGCGCTGGAACTCGAATTCCACCCGGTCAAGCTCAACAGCGTCATCATCCCGGGCGAGAACGACGACGAGATGGTGGACCTGGCCCACCTCACGCTCGATCGGCCCGTGCACCTCCGGTTCATTGAGTTCATGCCCGTGGGCGATCGGGACCTCCATCAGCGCCGCGGCACCTTCGGCGTGGAGGACATGCTCGAACGGCTGCGGGAGCACTTCTCGCTGGAACCCGTGGCGGCGGCCCCGCGAGGCAACGGGCCGGCCCGCTACTGGCGCATCGCCGGCAGTGCCGGCACGCTCGGCTTCATCCACCCGATGAGCCGCCACTTCTGCGATACCTGCAACCGCTTCCGCCTCACCGCCGATGGCCGCGCGAAATCTTGCCTGCTGGTGTCGAGCGAACGCGACCTCCGCGGCGCCCTGCGCGCCGGCGCCTCCAACGACGAGTTGCGGCAGATAGTCCTCGACGCCCTGGCCCTCAAGCCCGACTGGCACGAAATGGGCACCGAGGCCCAGGCACTCACGATGAGCCAGATAGGCGGCTGA
- a CDS encoding type II toxin-antitoxin system HicB family antitoxin, with product MKLAIVIDKDDNSDFCVYSPDIDGCIAVGGTKEEAIALYSQAVERYLRDLRETGQKPPRPQAMVETIEVSDIA from the coding sequence ATGAAACTTGCGATCGTCATCGACAAGGACGACAACAGCGACTTCTGCGTTTACTCGCCCGACATCGACGGCTGCATCGCCGTGGGTGGCACCAAAGAGGAGGCGATCGCTCTCTACAGCCAGGCGGTAGAGCGGTACCTAAGGGACCTTCGGGAGACGGGCCAGAAGCCGCCCAGGCCTCAAGCGATGGTCGAGACGATCGAGGTGTCCGATATCGCCTAG
- a CDS encoding methylated-DNA--[protein]-cysteine S-methyltransferase — protein MAEPGTLYTRRIETPVGPLLLGLTSRGLATILFGPDALAPDEVLRSDFARLEPARGEADAAAAQLAEYFAGRRREFALPLDLRGTPFRREVWSALQAVPYGQTRSYLELARLTGRRGGARAVGQAVRHNPVPIVVPCHRVIAADGGLGGYGGRWAESGQYADIKRALLQLERR, from the coding sequence ATGGCCGAACCGGGAACCCTCTACACCCGCCGCATCGAGACGCCAGTCGGCCCGTTGCTGCTGGGCCTCACGAGTCGGGGCCTGGCGACCATCCTCTTCGGCCCCGACGCCCTGGCGCCCGACGAGGTGCTGCGGAGCGACTTCGCGCGGCTCGAACCGGCGCGCGGCGAGGCCGACGCGGCCGCGGCGCAACTCGCGGAGTACTTCGCCGGCCGGCGGCGGGAGTTCGCTCTGCCGCTCGACCTGCGCGGCACGCCGTTCCGGCGGGAGGTGTGGTCGGCCCTGCAGGCCGTGCCGTACGGCCAGACGAGGTCGTACCTGGAACTGGCCCGCCTGACGGGCCGGCGCGGCGGCGCCCGCGCGGTAGGCCAGGCCGTTCGCCACAATCCGGTGCCCATCGTCGTGCCGTGCCACCGCGTCATCGCCGCCGACGGCGGCCTGGGCGGCTACGGCGGCCGCTGGGCGGAGAGCGGCCAGTACGCCGACATCAAGCGCGCCCTGCTGCAACTCGAACGGCGCTGA